Proteins encoded together in one Ferroglobus placidus DSM 10642 window:
- the katG gene encoding catalase/peroxidase HPI — translation MEKSGSKTGKKSRKRWITDWWPNRLNLKILRQNCPNQNPYGEDYDYAREVETLDIDAVIKDLKDIMKNSQDWWPADFGHYGPLFIRLAWHSAGSYRIYDGRGGARDGSIRFPPRINWPDNVNLDKAIRLLWPVKKKYGRKLSWADLIILAGTVALEDMGVKILGFALGREDVFEPDESPDWGPEEEMLTAKRGEKEKLERPYAATEMGLIYVNPEGPGGNPDPAESAKEIRTAFARMGMNDEETVALIAGGHAFGKCHGAGPAEYLGPDPSSSPIEMQGLGWKYEYKSGKGPDTYTSGFELIWSPTPTKFGIQYLHILFKYEWELEKSPAGKYQWVAKDAPEIIPDAYDPNKKHRPRMLTADLALRFDPKYAEIAKRFLENPEEFEKAFARAWFKLTHRDMGPKECYLGKYVPKETFIWQDPLPERDYELIEEEDVRYLKKRLLEELSVKQLVYYAWASASTYRNSDRKGGVNGARIRLYPMNEWEVNHPEELKKVVKVYEKIQREFNEEQEAKGNDKKVSLADLIVLGGCAAIEEAARKAGFSVEVPFVAGRVDALQEHVDAEFYKAIEPFADGFRNYFRNPESIDEADVYTTPEYFLVDKANLLTLTVPEMVVLIAGMRVLGANYNYSDYGVLTDKPETLTNDFFVNLLDMSYEWRAADSYRYTFEAVDRKSGEVRWRATRVDLIIGHHDELRAVAEVYACDDAKEKFVRDFVSAWAKVMHLDRFDLWRNNRELYRKLTSGIM, via the coding sequence GTGGAAAAAAGTGGTAGTAAAACTGGGAAAAAGTCGAGAAAAAGGTGGATTACGGACTGGTGGCCGAACAGACTGAATTTGAAAATTCTTCGGCAAAACTGCCCCAATCAAAATCCCTACGGGGAGGATTACGATTACGCAAGAGAAGTCGAAACCCTCGACATTGACGCCGTTATAAAGGATTTGAAAGATATTATGAAGAACTCTCAGGACTGGTGGCCTGCAGATTTCGGGCATTACGGACCATTGTTTATCCGTCTCGCTTGGCACAGCGCTGGTAGCTACAGAATTTACGACGGAAGAGGTGGGGCGAGAGACGGAAGCATAAGATTTCCTCCAAGAATAAATTGGCCGGACAACGTAAACCTCGACAAAGCGATAAGGCTTCTTTGGCCTGTAAAGAAGAAGTACGGAAGAAAGCTTTCCTGGGCAGACTTGATAATCTTAGCCGGAACTGTCGCTTTGGAGGACATGGGGGTTAAAATTCTCGGCTTCGCTCTCGGCAGAGAGGACGTTTTTGAGCCCGACGAAAGCCCCGACTGGGGACCGGAGGAGGAGATGCTCACAGCAAAAAGAGGGGAGAAGGAGAAGCTTGAAAGACCTTACGCTGCAACTGAAATGGGGTTGATTTACGTCAACCCGGAGGGACCGGGTGGAAATCCCGATCCGGCTGAATCTGCCAAGGAGATAAGAACGGCATTTGCTCGAATGGGAATGAACGATGAGGAGACGGTTGCTTTAATCGCCGGCGGACATGCTTTCGGAAAATGTCATGGAGCCGGACCAGCTGAATATCTTGGTCCGGATCCGAGCTCTTCGCCGATAGAAATGCAGGGGCTCGGGTGGAAGTACGAGTACAAAAGCGGAAAGGGTCCAGACACTTACACATCAGGCTTCGAACTCATTTGGTCTCCTACGCCGACAAAGTTTGGAATACAGTATCTGCACATCCTCTTCAAATACGAGTGGGAGCTTGAGAAGAGTCCTGCTGGAAAGTATCAGTGGGTTGCAAAGGATGCGCCGGAGATAATTCCCGACGCTTACGATCCGAACAAGAAGCACAGGCCGAGAATGCTCACAGCCGATCTTGCTTTGAGGTTCGATCCGAAGTACGCGGAAATAGCAAAGAGATTCCTCGAAAATCCCGAGGAGTTTGAGAAAGCCTTCGCGAGAGCATGGTTTAAACTCACTCACAGGGACATGGGACCTAAGGAGTGCTATCTCGGAAAATACGTTCCGAAGGAGACTTTCATCTGGCAGGATCCCCTCCCCGAGAGGGACTACGAGCTTATCGAAGAAGAAGACGTAAGGTACTTGAAGAAAAGGCTGCTCGAGGAGCTAAGCGTAAAGCAGCTCGTTTACTACGCATGGGCTTCGGCATCAACATACAGAAACTCCGACAGGAAGGGAGGGGTAAACGGGGCGAGGATAAGGCTTTATCCAATGAACGAGTGGGAGGTAAACCATCCGGAAGAGCTGAAAAAAGTTGTAAAAGTTTACGAAAAAATACAGAGAGAGTTCAACGAGGAGCAGGAAGCGAAGGGAAATGACAAAAAGGTTTCGTTAGCTGACCTTATAGTTCTCGGAGGTTGTGCAGCTATTGAAGAAGCTGCAAGAAAGGCTGGATTCAGCGTGGAAGTGCCGTTCGTTGCCGGAAGGGTTGACGCACTGCAGGAGCATGTCGATGCTGAATTTTACAAAGCTATTGAGCCTTTCGCTGACGGCTTCAGAAATTACTTCAGAAATCCCGAGAGCATTGATGAAGCTGATGTTTACACGACTCCTGAATACTTCCTCGTCGATAAAGCCAATCTTCTCACTCTAACAGTTCCTGAGATGGTGGTGCTCATCGCCGGGATGAGGGTGCTTGGAGCCAACTACAACTACTCTGACTACGGCGTTCTCACAGACAAGCCTGAGACACTTACGAACGACTTCTTCGTAAACCTTCTGGACATGAGTTACGAGTGGCGGGCTGCGGATAGCTATCGGTACACCTTCGAGGCTGTAGATAGAAAAAGCGGGGAAGTGAGGTGGAGAGCTACGAGAGTCGATTTAATAATAGGGCACCACGACGAGCTAAGAGCTGTTGCCGAAGTTTACGCCTGCGATGACGCGAAAGAGAAGTTCGTCAGGGATTTTGTTTCTGCGTGGGCAAAAGTCATGCATCTCGACCGCTTCGATCTCTGGAGGAATAACAGAGAGCTTTACAGGAAGCTAACTTCCGGAATAATGTGA
- a CDS encoding acetolactate synthase large subunit produces the protein MRAADAIVKALEKEGVKHIFGIPGGAIIEVYDALFDSEIVHILTRHEQAAVHAADGYARATGRVGVAFATSGPGATNTVTGIATAYMDSSPVVVMTGQVPRSLIGNDAFQEADITGITMPITKHNYLVTDEKELLRIIKEAFYIARTGRPGPVLIDLPKDVTIADIEFDYPEKVDLPGYKPKYAGHPRQIKRAAELIMKAERPIILAGGGVILSNASEELVKLAETIPAFVVTSLMGKGAIPETHPLSLGFIGMHGAKYANYAVQESDLIIAVGVRFSDRTTGKVSSFAPNAKIIHIDIDPAEIGKNVRVDVPIVGDAKLVLRELIKHIQYKRRKEWEDKVNEWRRKYPLRYKRDGKLKPQYVIEKLYELAPDAIVTTEVGQNQMWAAQYFKVKYPRQFITSGGLGTMGFGFPAAIGVKTAFPDKTVVDIAGDGSFLMNIQELATCVDYGIDVKVFILNNAFLGMVRQWQQLFYDERYSQTCLLCKEMSFEKIAEGFGAVGMTVERESEVEDAIKEALSIDAPVVVDFRVDRLENVYPMVPAGAALNEIIDEEV, from the coding sequence ATGAGGGCTGCCGACGCTATTGTCAAGGCCTTGGAGAAGGAAGGTGTGAAGCACATTTTCGGAATACCCGGAGGAGCGATAATCGAAGTGTACGATGCTCTCTTCGATTCGGAGATAGTGCACATTCTCACGAGGCACGAGCAAGCAGCGGTTCACGCAGCAGACGGTTACGCGAGAGCTACTGGCAGAGTCGGAGTCGCTTTCGCAACCTCGGGACCGGGAGCAACGAACACCGTTACTGGAATTGCAACAGCCTACATGGACTCTTCACCGGTTGTAGTTATGACGGGGCAAGTTCCGAGGAGCTTGATAGGCAACGACGCTTTTCAGGAAGCGGATATAACCGGAATAACCATGCCGATCACTAAGCATAACTACCTCGTCACCGACGAAAAAGAACTTCTCAGGATAATCAAAGAGGCTTTCTACATAGCCAGAACCGGAAGACCGGGACCTGTTTTAATAGATTTACCGAAGGATGTTACCATAGCGGATATAGAGTTCGATTATCCGGAAAAAGTTGACCTCCCCGGATACAAGCCAAAATATGCTGGACATCCAAGACAGATAAAGAGAGCTGCAGAGCTGATAATGAAGGCTGAGAGACCGATAATTCTCGCCGGAGGAGGAGTTATCCTTTCCAACGCTTCAGAAGAGCTCGTTAAATTAGCTGAAACTATTCCGGCTTTCGTCGTCACGAGTTTGATGGGGAAGGGAGCCATTCCCGAAACTCACCCGTTAAGCTTGGGATTCATAGGAATGCACGGAGCTAAGTATGCTAACTATGCTGTTCAGGAATCCGATTTGATAATCGCCGTCGGAGTGAGATTTTCCGACAGAACAACCGGCAAGGTCAGCAGCTTCGCTCCGAATGCTAAGATAATCCACATAGACATCGATCCAGCTGAAATCGGAAAGAACGTTAGGGTTGACGTGCCAATAGTTGGAGACGCTAAGCTCGTTTTGAGGGAGCTGATAAAGCACATTCAGTACAAGAGAAGGAAGGAGTGGGAGGACAAGGTGAACGAGTGGAGGAGGAAATATCCGCTGAGGTATAAAAGAGACGGAAAGCTCAAGCCGCAGTACGTTATAGAAAAGCTTTACGAATTAGCTCCGGATGCGATAGTAACGACTGAAGTCGGGCAGAATCAAATGTGGGCTGCTCAGTACTTCAAAGTTAAGTATCCGAGGCAATTCATAACATCAGGCGGATTGGGAACTATGGGATTTGGATTTCCGGCGGCGATAGGAGTTAAGACGGCTTTTCCAGACAAAACAGTCGTTGACATAGCTGGAGACGGAAGCTTTCTCATGAACATTCAGGAGCTTGCCACCTGCGTCGACTACGGCATTGACGTGAAAGTCTTCATTTTGAACAACGCATTCCTCGGAATGGTTAGGCAGTGGCAGCAGCTGTTCTACGACGAAAGGTACTCTCAAACCTGTTTGCTCTGCAAAGAGATGAGTTTTGAAAAGATTGCTGAAGGGTTTGGGGCTGTTGGAATGACGGTTGAAAGGGAAAGCGAGGTTGAAGATGCTATCAAGGAAGCTTTGAGTATTGACGCTCCAGTCGTCGTCGACTTCAGAGTTGACAGGCTTGAGAACGTTTATCCGATGGTTCCCGCCGGAGCTGCTTTGAACGAGATCATCGATGAGGAGGTGTGA
- a CDS encoding phosphoribosyltransferase — MFVVHDERYYNKFGVFKDRIDAGEKLADLIVRHFDVDRDKTDVVAIPAGGVPVAWAMAKKMKLRLKVLLVSKILFPWTTEAGFGALSMFGDVELNKRAIRHYKISDDVVEEQIKKTREKIERRLKIIPEKYLLKEGNEIAFLVDDGLASGYTMLVAIKSARRFYDKVYVAVPTASSHAINLISKSCDGIFCVNLRDVYPYAVADAYLEWHDVSEEEMLEFLK, encoded by the coding sequence ATGTTTGTCGTTCATGATGAAAGATACTACAATAAGTTTGGGGTTTTCAAAGATAGAATAGATGCCGGAGAAAAGCTTGCGGATTTAATCGTTAGGCATTTTGACGTTGACAGAGATAAGACCGATGTCGTCGCAATTCCGGCTGGAGGAGTCCCGGTAGCTTGGGCGATGGCTAAAAAAATGAAATTGAGATTGAAGGTTTTGCTCGTTTCGAAGATACTGTTTCCTTGGACAACCGAAGCAGGCTTTGGAGCGTTGAGCATGTTCGGAGACGTGGAATTGAACAAAAGAGCTATTCGCCACTACAAAATCAGCGACGACGTCGTTGAAGAGCAAATAAAAAAGACGAGGGAGAAAATAGAGAGGAGGTTGAAAATTATCCCGGAGAAGTATTTGCTTAAAGAAGGAAACGAAATCGCTTTTCTCGTCGACGACGGACTGGCTTCCGGCTATACCATGCTCGTAGCAATAAAGAGCGCGAGGAGGTTTTACGACAAGGTTTACGTCGCCGTTCCCACAGCTTCCTCGCATGCGATTAATTTAATTTCCAAGAGCTGCGACGGAATATTTTGCGTAAACTTAAGGGACGTTTACCCCTACGCCGTTGCGGACGCTTATCTGGAGTGGCACGACGTTAGCGAAGAGGAAATGCTGGAGTTCTTGAAATAG
- the ilvN gene encoding acetolactate synthase small subunit: MRHTLAALVENKPGVLAKVAGLFRRRGFNIESLAVGITEKPQISRMTIVVDGDDKTIEQVTKQLNKLIEVLKVSDVTKNSVERELALVKVNATPQTRGEIIEIANIFRGRIVDVARDSFIIEITGDEDKINAFIDLMRQYGIKEVARTGKIAMQRGSKALE, translated from the coding sequence ATGAGGCACACCCTGGCTGCTTTAGTTGAAAACAAGCCGGGAGTTCTGGCTAAGGTTGCGGGACTCTTCAGGAGGAGGGGATTCAACATAGAAAGCTTAGCTGTGGGAATAACCGAGAAGCCTCAAATTTCGAGAATGACGATAGTTGTCGACGGGGATGATAAGACAATAGAGCAAGTTACCAAGCAGCTGAACAAGCTGATAGAGGTTCTGAAGGTGAGCGACGTCACGAAAAATTCCGTTGAGAGAGAGCTCGCTTTAGTTAAGGTCAACGCCACTCCTCAAACGAGAGGGGAGATAATCGAGATAGCGAACATCTTCAGGGGGAGAATAGTGGACGTTGCGAGAGACAGCTTTATAATTGAAATCACGGGAGATGAGGACAAGATAAATGCTTTCATAGACCTGATGAGGCAGTACGGAATAAAAGAGGTTGCAAGAACCGGAAAAATAGCGATGCAGAGGGGAAGCAAAGCCCTCGAATGA
- a CDS encoding AAA family ATPase produces the protein MYFDPRPKRRREDLYDRDEELEEFVRSVKRSPLTVVTGIRRLGKTSLILVGLSDKPSVMVDLRGVPQSIEGLYRRIESAMNEFFRKHRSVWQKLRNELKRITGVQVLGSGISLSWREKRVDLVELLRNLEGYEVVLVFDEVQYLRGPVGKEVAEVLAYLYDHSELKIVLSGSEIGLLYDFLGVENPKAPLYGRYFREIRLERFDYFKSKDFLIKGFGQVGLDVEEDLIEYACERLDGIVGWLVHFGLKCLEKEPSEGVVDEVLGEASKLSLEEFNKFLEKHKPAEKRIFEIAKAIAIGKKTWSEIKKYLESVEGRTIPDSSLNRAIKSLLKASFVEKIVEGRNVYYQLTDPVLKYALLKE, from the coding sequence ATGTACTTCGATCCAAGACCCAAGAGGAGAAGGGAAGATTTGTACGATAGGGATGAAGAGCTTGAAGAGTTTGTAAGGTCTGTGAAAAGATCTCCTCTAACTGTAGTTACGGGAATAAGAAGATTAGGAAAAACATCCCTCATTCTGGTCGGTTTGAGCGATAAACCAAGTGTAATGGTAGATTTGAGAGGAGTTCCACAGTCTATAGAAGGTCTTTACCGAAGGATAGAGTCAGCTATGAACGAATTTTTCAGAAAACATAGGAGTGTGTGGCAGAAGCTTAGAAATGAACTGAAAAGAATAACTGGAGTTCAAGTGCTCGGAAGTGGTATAAGCCTTTCGTGGAGAGAGAAAAGAGTAGATCTAGTTGAGCTATTAAGAAATCTTGAAGGTTATGAGGTAGTACTGGTCTTTGACGAGGTTCAATACTTAAGAGGGCCTGTGGGTAAGGAGGTAGCCGAAGTACTAGCTTATCTTTACGACCACTCTGAATTGAAAATAGTCTTAAGCGGATCAGAAATTGGCTTACTTTACGACTTCCTAGGTGTTGAAAATCCGAAAGCTCCACTTTACGGCAGATATTTCAGAGAAATAAGGTTGGAAAGGTTCGATTACTTCAAGAGCAAGGATTTTCTCATAAAAGGCTTTGGGCAGGTAGGGTTGGATGTTGAAGAAGACCTTATTGAGTACGCTTGTGAGAGGCTTGATGGAATAGTTGGCTGGTTAGTTCACTTTGGATTAAAATGCTTGGAAAAGGAGCCTTCTGAAGGTGTGGTTGACGAGGTTTTGGGTGAAGCTAGCAAACTTTCGCTTGAAGAGTTTAACAAATTTTTAGAAAAGCACAAACCAGCGGAGAAAAGGATTTTCGAGATAGCTAAAGCTATCGCAATTGGTAAGAAGACTTGGAGTGAGATCAAGAAATACTTAGAGTCGGTAGAAGGGAGAACTATTCCTGACAGTTCCTTAAACAGAGCGATAAAGAGCTTGCTTAAGGCATCTTTCGTAGAAAAAATCGTTGAAGGCAGAAATGTCTACTATCAGCTTACCGATCCTGTTCTAAAATACGCTTTACTAAAGGAGTAG
- a CDS encoding DEAD/DEAH box helicase: MMNVDALSDHLSKYVVDILKKRGIERLYPPQEEAVRKGLFSNKNLVVAIPTASGKTLIAELAMIYEVIRGGKCLYTVPLRALAGEKFEEFSKWEEIGVKIGISTGDYESRDEWLGECDIVVTTSEKADSLLRNEASWLRNLSLLVVDEIHLIDSAKRGATLEVLIAKLKKLNPNLRIIALSATIPNADEIAEWLNAELIKSEWRPTPLYEYVFYPGRLLKFENGFLREVKAESSIERLIVRTLEEGGQVLVFESTRRNAESYAVKISGYTKEFVEDNSDVAEKVLEENEGEMSRKLSECVKLGSAFHHAGLLNSQRVAIEKAFREGRIKVLVATPTLAAGVNLPARRVILKSYRRYDSGAYAPIMVSEYKQMAGRAGRPGLDEYGEAIIVTKTRDEALKVAERYLAGEPEKVISKLGSETHLRFHTLSLISEGIASSFEDLLDFYSTTFFAYQNEFTLEWEIRRIVLQLEKWGMIVEYAPTSFGKLVSKLYIDPLSGFIFKEELSKFDELSDLAMLHLICRTPDMELLSIRKADGWIENELENLREELTYYPSIYSAEYDFFLREFKTALCLYDWINERDEDIICEKYGIAPGDLRRIVETAEWLMHSLRRIAEHLSHNLASKALKLEMRLKYGVKEELLDLVKLKNVGRKRARKLYNAGIRNLEDLIQNRKIAEKLIGSRIVEKILS; encoded by the coding sequence ATGATGAACGTTGATGCTCTTTCGGATCATCTCTCTAAATACGTCGTCGATATTCTCAAAAAAAGGGGAATCGAAAGACTTTATCCGCCTCAGGAGGAGGCTGTGAGGAAAGGCTTGTTTTCGAATAAAAATTTGGTGGTTGCGATACCTACCGCAAGCGGGAAGACGCTAATAGCTGAGTTGGCGATGATCTACGAAGTTATTCGCGGAGGGAAGTGTTTGTACACGGTTCCTCTAAGAGCTTTGGCTGGAGAGAAGTTCGAAGAATTCTCCAAATGGGAGGAGATTGGAGTAAAAATTGGCATATCAACGGGAGATTACGAAAGCAGAGACGAGTGGCTCGGAGAGTGCGACATAGTCGTTACGACATCTGAGAAAGCCGACTCTCTATTAAGAAACGAGGCGAGCTGGTTGAGAAATCTGAGCTTACTCGTTGTCGACGAAATACACCTAATAGACTCCGCAAAAAGAGGAGCAACTCTCGAGGTTTTAATAGCCAAGCTGAAAAAGCTAAATCCAAATTTGAGGATAATAGCCCTTTCAGCAACGATTCCAAACGCTGACGAGATTGCCGAGTGGTTGAATGCCGAGTTGATTAAGAGCGAGTGGAGACCCACACCTCTCTACGAATACGTTTTCTACCCGGGAAGACTTTTAAAGTTCGAAAACGGTTTTTTGAGGGAAGTTAAAGCTGAAAGTTCCATTGAGAGGCTTATAGTGAGAACTCTCGAAGAAGGAGGGCAGGTTTTGGTTTTCGAATCCACGAGGAGGAACGCTGAAAGCTACGCAGTTAAAATTTCCGGCTATACGAAAGAATTCGTCGAGGATAACAGCGACGTGGCTGAAAAAGTCCTCGAAGAAAACGAGGGAGAGATGAGCAGAAAGCTTTCTGAGTGCGTCAAATTGGGAAGCGCTTTCCACCACGCTGGATTGTTGAACTCTCAGAGAGTTGCAATAGAGAAAGCTTTCAGAGAAGGGAGAATAAAAGTTCTCGTAGCAACTCCAACCTTGGCAGCCGGAGTTAACCTTCCGGCAAGGAGGGTTATTTTGAAAAGCTACAGGCGCTACGATTCTGGAGCATACGCTCCAATAATGGTGAGCGAATACAAGCAGATGGCTGGAAGAGCCGGAAGACCGGGTTTGGATGAGTACGGGGAAGCTATAATAGTGACGAAAACGAGAGACGAAGCTTTAAAAGTTGCCGAAAGGTATTTGGCTGGAGAGCCGGAAAAGGTTATCTCGAAACTCGGAAGCGAAACACATTTGAGGTTTCACACTCTATCGTTAATATCCGAAGGAATAGCAAGCAGCTTCGAAGATTTGCTCGATTTTTACTCAACAACGTTTTTCGCATACCAAAACGAGTTCACCTTGGAGTGGGAGATAAGAAGAATAGTCCTCCAGCTTGAGAAGTGGGGGATGATCGTCGAATACGCTCCCACCTCCTTCGGCAAGCTCGTTTCAAAGCTTTACATAGACCCCCTTTCGGGATTTATATTTAAAGAAGAGCTATCGAAATTTGATGAGCTTTCCGACTTGGCTATGCTCCACCTAATTTGCAGAACTCCAGACATGGAACTCCTCAGTATCAGAAAAGCGGACGGCTGGATTGAGAACGAGCTTGAAAATTTAAGAGAAGAACTAACATATTATCCTTCGATTTACTCGGCAGAATACGACTTCTTTCTGAGGGAGTTTAAAACCGCCTTATGCCTATACGACTGGATAAACGAGAGAGACGAGGATATAATTTGCGAAAAGTACGGAATAGCTCCGGGAGACTTGAGGAGGATTGTTGAAACTGCCGAATGGCTGATGCACTCTTTGAGGAGGATAGCTGAACATCTCTCTCACAACTTGGCATCTAAGGCTTTAAAGCTCGAGATGAGGTTGAAGTACGGAGTTAAAGAAGAGCTTCTCGATCTCGTTAAGCTGAAAAACGTTGGTAGGAAAAGAGCGAGAAAGCTCTACAACGCTGGAATTAGAAATCTCGAAGATTTGATTCAGAATAGAAAGATAGCAGAAAAACTCATAGGTAGCAGAATTGTCGAAAAGATTTTGAGCTAA
- a CDS encoding Fur family transcriptional regulator, whose protein sequence is MSNWKNFAIEKMRKANLKLTPQRLKLIEVIEKTRYKHPSLNEIYDEVKKEYPTTSFSTLYSNLLILKGLNLIEFFSFERETRLEVNVKPHINVVHADTGEISDFVDEELIKNIERKMKKKVKMINVLVEG, encoded by the coding sequence ATGAGCAACTGGAAAAATTTCGCGATCGAAAAAATGAGAAAAGCGAACCTAAAGCTAACTCCTCAAAGGCTGAAGTTAATAGAGGTGATCGAAAAAACGAGATACAAACACCCGTCACTGAACGAAATTTACGATGAAGTGAAAAAGGAGTATCCAACCACGAGTTTTTCGACGCTGTATTCCAACCTTTTAATTTTGAAAGGTCTCAACCTGATCGAATTTTTCTCCTTTGAAAGGGAAACGAGGCTTGAAGTAAACGTTAAACCGCACATTAACGTTGTGCACGCAGACACCGGAGAAATTTCAGATTTCGTCGATGAGGAGTTAATTAAAAATATAGAAAGAAAAATGAAAAAGAAAGTAAAAATGATAAACGTTCTCGTAGAGGGTTAG
- a CDS encoding radical SAM protein translates to MTEFNPFLKSWKKGLKRVAIVYPNRYVGGVSSLAVQRLYYEINSSEDFIAERFFTDVFEGLRSVESGSELKSFDVALFTLQYEEDYFNAVQIIKKSNFSGVKIAGGPCVTENPKPIAKFFDGLFIGEADNLVLDIVEGKLELYPKNKRRFLWRELPEHQKMQVIGEGAYGRALHIEVGRGCPRSCRFCIVRQLYAPARWRKVEEIVEIARENRKIVDKIALISPSPSDHPKFEEIISELYSLGYQISPSSLRADKISEEVLKILVKSGLKSLTFAPETSERLREVIKKDISNEEIIVAAKLAKEAGIEKVKLYFMIGLPGEKLEDLEEIVSLVERIRSMNLKVAVSVNPLVPKPHTPFQWLPYGGEIGKDVKENIKSLEEKAKFLEKMRKFAEVSVESVRKFAIQTVLSRGDERVSRLIELKPNFNLIFKLKLDKFLEAFEVDEELPWDDLSIGYKKERLKREYEKVLADISA, encoded by the coding sequence ATGACGGAATTCAACCCATTTTTAAAAAGCTGGAAGAAGGGATTAAAGAGAGTCGCCATAGTTTACCCGAACAGATACGTCGGCGGCGTATCGAGCTTGGCAGTTCAAAGGCTTTATTACGAAATAAATTCCTCAGAAGATTTCATCGCTGAGAGATTTTTTACAGACGTTTTCGAAGGATTAAGAAGTGTAGAAAGCGGAAGCGAGCTGAAAAGCTTCGATGTGGCTTTGTTTACGTTGCAGTATGAAGAGGACTACTTCAACGCCGTACAAATAATAAAGAAGAGTAACTTTTCCGGGGTGAAAATAGCCGGTGGTCCTTGCGTTACGGAAAATCCGAAGCCCATAGCGAAGTTCTTCGACGGTCTTTTTATAGGAGAGGCTGACAACCTCGTTTTGGATATCGTCGAGGGAAAGCTTGAGCTTTATCCGAAAAACAAGAGAAGGTTTCTCTGGAGAGAGCTTCCAGAGCATCAGAAAATGCAGGTAATTGGGGAAGGAGCCTACGGCAGGGCTTTGCACATAGAAGTAGGGAGAGGTTGTCCGAGATCCTGCAGATTCTGCATAGTAAGGCAGCTCTACGCTCCGGCGAGGTGGAGAAAGGTTGAGGAGATAGTCGAGATAGCGAGAGAAAACAGAAAGATCGTTGATAAGATTGCTTTGATCTCTCCTTCTCCTTCAGACCATCCGAAGTTCGAAGAGATAATCTCGGAGCTTTATTCGCTTGGCTACCAAATTTCTCCTTCTTCTCTCAGAGCCGATAAGATAAGCGAAGAGGTTCTAAAAATCCTCGTGAAAAGCGGGTTGAAAAGCTTAACGTTCGCTCCGGAGACGAGCGAGAGGCTTAGGGAGGTGATAAAGAAAGATATTAGCAACGAAGAAATAATAGTCGCTGCAAAATTGGCGAAAGAGGCTGGGATAGAGAAGGTGAAGCTTTACTTCATGATAGGTTTGCCGGGAGAAAAGCTTGAAGATCTCGAAGAGATCGTTTCTCTCGTGGAAAGAATAAGAAGCATGAATTTGAAAGTGGCAGTTTCAGTTAATCCTCTCGTTCCGAAGCCCCACACTCCTTTTCAATGGCTTCCCTACGGAGGGGAAATAGGAAAGGACGTTAAGGAGAATATAAAATCTCTTGAGGAGAAAGCGAAGTTTCTCGAGAAAATGAGGAAGTTTGCGGAGGTTAGCGTGGAGAGCGTTAGGAAGTTTGCGATTCAAACCGTGCTATCGAGGGGAGACGAGAGAGTTTCGAGGCTCATAGAGCTCAAGCCGAATTTCAACTTGATTTTCAAGCTCAAGCTTGATAAATTCTTGGAAGCTTTCGAAGTTGACGAAGAATTGCCCTGGGACGATTTAAGTATTGGTTACAAGAAGGAAAGGCTTAAGAGAGAGTACGAGAAGGTTTTAGCTGATATCTCCGCATGA
- a CDS encoding ATP/GTP-binding protein: protein MNVILVGPAGSGKSTFAKEFSTYLREGGYDVKVVNLDPATDPIYEADRNLRDFIKTEEVMKKFKLGINGALIKSMEMSLEILDEVIVEGEYVIYDTPGQMELFLYTDFGEKLVEKLNGFTTGLFLIDSCLATSHEKFAACVAQAVVVTLRFSIPFVTIFTKSDLCEALSLKDVKKRISESEGMVAEVLENFLRFVDVTTLPQRIVRISSKDRRGFDEVFGVIHEIFCSCGDIS from the coding sequence ATGAACGTAATTCTCGTAGGTCCGGCTGGAAGCGGGAAATCTACGTTTGCCAAGGAGTTCTCCACTTATTTGAGGGAAGGCGGATATGATGTTAAGGTTGTCAATCTCGACCCAGCCACAGATCCGATCTACGAAGCTGACAGAAATTTGAGGGATTTTATTAAAACTGAGGAAGTTATGAAAAAATTCAAACTCGGAATAAACGGAGCGTTGATTAAATCGATGGAGATGTCGTTGGAAATTCTGGATGAAGTTATAGTCGAAGGAGAATACGTGATATACGACACCCCCGGACAGATGGAGCTTTTTCTTTATACGGATTTCGGAGAAAAGCTTGTGGAAAAATTGAATGGCTTTACGACCGGGTTATTTTTGATAGATTCTTGCCTTGCAACGAGTCACGAGAAGTTTGCCGCATGCGTAGCTCAGGCTGTTGTTGTCACGCTGAGGTTTTCAATTCCATTCGTTACCATCTTCACGAAGTCGGACTTATGCGAAGCTTTAAGTTTGAAGGACGTTAAGAAAAGAATTTCCGAAAGCGAAGGAATGGTTGCCGAAGTTCTCGAGAACTTTTTGAGGTTCGTGGACGTGACGACTCTCCCTCAGAGAATAGTCAGAATTTCGAGCAAGGATAGAAGGGGATTTGACGAGGTTTTCGGAGTTATACACGAGATATTCTGCTCATGCGGAGATATCAGCTAA